A genomic stretch from Telmatocola sphagniphila includes:
- a CDS encoding OPT family oligopeptide transporter: MSEPNTAPAVPSDEPHFEPYVPDSEVQHELTLPAILVGTLLGILFGASSLYLVLKVGLTVSASVPIAVLSITLFRIFSKTLRIRRTTILENNIVQTAGSAGESIAFGVGVTMPALLLLGFEMDPIRVMTVSLLGAILGILMMIPLRRAFIVKQHGKLVYPEGRACAEVLISGEKGGATAQMVFIGFGIALVHKFLQSAMKLWAGEPGINLYSTNEAGVKTGLKGAGVAGELSPELLGVGYLIGPRIASLMMAGALLSYFVLGPVIASFGENLTTVVAPAVWDDSKPKDLKNPGLIRNMEPDDIRGNYLKYIGAGAVAAGGIISMCRALPLIFGSIVGGVRDLRASRNSGDSASSTKRTESDLSILVVLFGSLALVIAMAAVPQLGLGLSLNGLISAVMVLLFGFLFVTVSSRLTGEVGSSSNPISGMTIATILLVCGIFLILGKTSASDMLMALTVSSVVCIASSNGGTTSQDLKTGYLVGATPRKQQIAILLGAVASAMVIGLTMLLLNAAGTHYTKKNLPDVVMQVPADAPSETVGRPYENEDANKYRIVHVRKDDEFNPSVRPGRYLVDPSGKAAYRTDIPINRELTKMDNGEDAPAKFTAPQPRLFTNIIEGILGGKLEWSLIIFGLLLAIALEFAGVPALPVAVGMYLPLSATTPIFIGGVIRLITNKIRNPKSNADADSETSGGVLLASGYIAGGTLCGLIIAFFAFTPDWFKNGISVGTKLFGTIDETTQKLVWKPDENDTAKITALVAFGVLMLILFFIGAKKDKESSTSS; the protein is encoded by the coding sequence ATGAGTGAACCGAATACCGCCCCCGCTGTCCCCTCGGACGAACCGCACTTTGAACCCTACGTCCCGGACAGCGAGGTGCAGCATGAGTTGACTCTACCGGCTATTCTTGTTGGGACTCTGCTAGGGATTCTTTTCGGTGCATCCTCTTTGTACCTGGTATTAAAGGTAGGTCTGACGGTTTCGGCTTCCGTTCCTATCGCAGTTTTGTCTATCACGCTTTTCCGGATTTTCTCGAAGACTCTTCGCATTCGAAGAACCACTATTCTGGAAAACAACATCGTCCAAACGGCAGGATCCGCAGGTGAATCCATCGCGTTCGGCGTTGGGGTGACGATGCCGGCGTTGCTGCTCCTGGGCTTCGAGATGGATCCTATTCGAGTAATGACTGTTTCTTTACTCGGGGCCATCCTCGGGATCCTCATGATGATCCCCCTGCGAAGAGCCTTCATTGTAAAGCAGCATGGAAAATTGGTTTATCCCGAAGGACGAGCCTGTGCGGAAGTTTTGATTTCCGGAGAAAAAGGGGGTGCCACCGCTCAGATGGTTTTCATCGGCTTCGGCATAGCGCTCGTACATAAGTTTCTGCAAAGTGCGATGAAACTTTGGGCGGGTGAGCCCGGCATTAATTTGTACTCGACGAATGAAGCCGGTGTGAAAACGGGACTCAAAGGGGCTGGGGTGGCCGGTGAGCTTTCCCCCGAACTTCTAGGCGTGGGTTATCTGATCGGTCCGCGCATTGCTTCGCTGATGATGGCTGGGGCTCTTCTTTCGTACTTCGTGCTGGGACCTGTTATCGCCAGCTTCGGGGAAAATCTTACCACAGTTGTTGCACCCGCCGTCTGGGATGATAGTAAACCGAAGGATCTTAAAAATCCCGGTTTGATCCGGAACATGGAACCGGATGATATTCGAGGAAACTATCTCAAATACATCGGGGCTGGGGCGGTGGCTGCTGGTGGTATCATTAGTATGTGCCGAGCTTTGCCATTAATTTTTGGCTCAATCGTCGGCGGCGTGCGAGATCTACGAGCTTCCAGAAATTCCGGAGATTCGGCCAGTTCAACCAAGCGCACGGAGTCCGATCTTTCGATACTCGTCGTTCTGTTCGGTAGCCTGGCCCTGGTGATCGCGATGGCGGCCGTGCCGCAGCTTGGATTGGGCTTATCTTTAAACGGTCTGATTTCTGCAGTTATGGTTCTCCTTTTCGGCTTTTTGTTCGTCACGGTTTCTAGTCGGCTAACAGGTGAAGTTGGATCTTCGTCCAATCCCATTTCCGGGATGACAATTGCCACGATCCTGCTCGTCTGCGGCATCTTTCTGATCTTGGGAAAAACGAGTGCCAGCGATATGCTGATGGCGCTCACCGTCTCGTCGGTCGTATGTATTGCTTCGAGTAACGGCGGAACGACTTCGCAGGATTTGAAAACTGGCTATCTCGTCGGTGCCACACCGCGAAAGCAGCAGATTGCCATTCTCCTGGGAGCTGTCGCCTCGGCTATGGTTATTGGTTTGACAATGCTCCTACTCAACGCTGCCGGGACGCACTACACGAAGAAAAACTTACCTGATGTGGTTATGCAAGTGCCTGCGGACGCACCTAGTGAGACTGTCGGTCGACCTTACGAAAACGAAGACGCAAATAAATACCGCATCGTTCACGTTCGCAAGGATGATGAATTCAATCCTTCGGTTCGTCCAGGGCGATATCTCGTCGATCCATCGGGCAAAGCGGCTTACCGGACCGATATTCCGATTAATCGCGAACTGACCAAGATGGATAATGGCGAAGATGCGCCTGCCAAATTTACCGCTCCTCAGCCGCGGCTGTTCACCAATATCATCGAAGGGATCCTGGGCGGTAAGTTGGAATGGAGCCTGATCATTTTTGGTCTTCTTCTCGCGATAGCACTCGAATTCGCTGGCGTACCTGCTTTACCGGTTGCTGTGGGGATGTACCTGCCTCTCTCTGCTACAACGCCCATTTTTATCGGTGGTGTAATACGTCTGATCACCAACAAGATTAGAAATCCAAAATCGAATGCAGATGCAGATTCTGAAACCAGTGGCGGTGTGTTGCTCGCCAGCGGGTATATCGCCGGTGGTACACTTTGCGGTCTCATCATCGCATTCTTTGCCTTTACTCCCGATTGGTTCAAAAATGGTATTTCGGTAGGTACCAAGTTGTTCGGGACTATAGACGAAACAACTCAAAAACTAGTTTGGAAACCGGACGAGAACGATACCGCCAAGATCACGGCACTTGTGGCATTCGGTGTCCTTATGCTGATTCTCTTTTTCATCGGTGCGAAGAAAGATAAGGAATCGTCTACCTCTTCATAG
- the mnmA gene encoding tRNA 2-thiouridine(34) synthase MnmA, producing MKKVVLAMSGGVDSSASAVLLKRQGYEVVGLFMRTGVHATETDCRPDNKKGCCSAIDSNDARRVADKLDIPFYALDFEREFDQIIDYFTDEYLRGRTPNPCVVCNNWLKFGKLWEFGKQLNADFIATGHYAQVLRDGSGNAELHRGVDPDKDQSYVLHGIKKEVLDHLLFPVGGYKKPEIREIAREAGLVRVADKPDSVEICFVPDGDHAALIRRRRPELATAGQVVDTDGAILGEHDGYERFTIGQRKGLGIATDRKRFVLEIIPESKTVVLGDRENLLSVGLLGKEINWLCPVPLNEPMRCAAKIRYRHSAVPATVRAGEDGTVTVDFEEPQSAVTPGQAVVFYDGNRVLGGGWIDSRY from the coding sequence ATGAAAAAAGTCGTCCTGGCGATGAGCGGCGGCGTCGACAGCAGTGCAAGTGCGGTACTGCTGAAGCGGCAGGGGTACGAAGTCGTGGGGCTGTTCATGCGCACGGGAGTGCATGCCACCGAAACCGACTGCCGGCCGGACAATAAGAAGGGCTGCTGCTCGGCGATCGATTCGAACGATGCCCGGCGGGTGGCCGATAAACTCGATATTCCCTTTTACGCTCTCGATTTCGAACGTGAATTCGATCAGATCATCGACTATTTCACGGATGAGTATTTGCGTGGCCGCACACCTAATCCCTGCGTGGTCTGCAACAACTGGTTGAAGTTCGGCAAGCTCTGGGAATTCGGCAAACAGCTCAACGCCGATTTCATTGCCACCGGGCATTATGCCCAGGTATTGCGCGATGGCAGCGGTAACGCCGAGTTACATCGTGGGGTCGATCCAGATAAGGATCAGTCCTATGTCTTGCACGGCATCAAGAAGGAAGTGCTGGACCACCTCCTTTTTCCCGTAGGGGGCTACAAGAAGCCAGAGATCCGCGAGATCGCGCGGGAAGCCGGTTTGGTCCGCGTGGCCGATAAGCCCGATTCGGTGGAAATCTGCTTCGTGCCCGATGGCGATCATGCCGCTTTAATTCGCCGGCGTCGGCCCGAGCTGGCTACCGCCGGTCAGGTCGTCGATACGGACGGGGCGATCCTCGGCGAGCATGACGGTTACGAACGCTTCACCATCGGCCAGCGCAAGGGGCTGGGTATCGCCACGGATCGCAAGCGCTTCGTGCTGGAAATCATTCCTGAGAGCAAAACCGTTGTGCTGGGCGACCGGGAAAATCTTCTCTCGGTCGGTCTGTTGGGCAAGGAAATCAACTGGTTGTGCCCAGTGCCGCTGAACGAACCGATGCGTTGTGCGGCGAAAATTCGCTATCGGCACTCGGCCGTGCCGGCGACGGTGCGCGCCGGCGAGGATGGTACGGTGACTGTCGATTTCGAAGAGCCCCAGAGCGCCGTGACTCCTGGTCAGGCGGTGGTGTTTTACGACGGCAATAGAGTCCTGGGCGGCGGCTGGATCGATTCGCGGTACTAA